ATCCGCGTGCGGTCGGATCCCGCTTTCGCGAGCAAGCCGTCGAACGTGTCGATCGATTTGCGGATCTGGCCGACGATGTCGCGCAACGTCGCTTCCGGCGCCAACACATAGCCCGCGAAGCCGACATCGATCCCGCGCGCCAGCGGGCCTTGCGCCAAAGCCGCGAAGGTCGCGCGGGTATGGACGGGGATCTGCCAATACCCGCCATGGATCAACAGCAAACCGGGCGCGCCCTTCTTGCCGCAAGGGTAGAAATCGACCGCTTGGCGTTCATGCGGGCCATAGGCGACGTCGAGCACGGCCCCCCGATGCCCGTCGCGGAACGCCGCACTGCGCGCGCGCCACTCGGCCAGCAATTCCTGCGAATTGGGGACGGCCGCGCCGTTGTTGTAGGCGGCGTCGAGCGCCGCGCGGGTCATTTCGCGCCAATTTTCCATACGGCCGAGTTTACTGGGGCGCTTTCAATTCCGCCACCGGGGGCAAATACGTGTCCACATAAAGGTCGCTCGCCGGCGGCGCGCTCGCATACTCGGCCGCTTCCGACAGAAAGGCGTTCAACTTCTCCAAGCGTTCCTTCGTCACCACGCTGAACCCGTTGGCGCGCACATAGGGCGTCATGATCGACGTGTCGATCATGAATTTGTAGCGCGCGGTTTCGATCTCCGGATTGATCGTCGCGTCGCGCCGCGCGACCGAGCGGATCGCCTCGGGAATATCCGTCAGCGAATCGCGCATCCCCGCCAGCGTCGCGCGGATGAATTTGCGGATCGTTTCGGGATTGCGGCGCGCATATTCCTGCGTGACCAGCAAACCATTGCCCATCAGTTCGAACCCGTGATCGCCCAGCGGGAACAGAACGACGTCCTCCGGCTTCACGTTCAGCGACAGAAGATTGAAATAGGTCGTCGCGGCGAAGGCCGTGACAGCATCCGCCCCGCCGCGCGCCAGCAGCGAATCGCGCAGATTGGGCTGCACGGTCAGCCATTCGATCTTCGACGAGTCGATGTTCTGCAACCGCGACAACACGCCCCAAAGCGGGCGGATGAAATCGCCCGGCGGGTGGGCGATTTTTTTTCCGGCGAGATCGGACATCGTTTTGATACCGGTCGATTTGAGCGTCACCAGCGCGTGCTGCCCCTTGTCCATGTAGAGGAACACGGTCGTCACCTTCGACGCGGGATTGGTGACGTTCCAGCGGACCAGCATATTCGGGTCGCCTAAACCGATGTCATAGGATCCGGCGGCGAGCTTGGCCATCGCATCGCCCGAGCCGAAGCCGCGATCGATTTGGACGTTCAAACCTTCGCGCGCGAAATAGCCGCGATCGGCGGCGATGAACCACGGGCTTTGATGGGGCTGCGGCGCCCAATCGAGGGTAAGGCGTATATTGACCGGCGCTTGCTGCGCCATCGCCGGCAGAAGCATGGCGAGAATCGCGGCGGTCGCGCACAAAGTTCGGGCAAGGAAACGCCTCAATTTCGGCATCGCTACCTCCATATCGCGGCGGACATCGCCGGCACGCAGATACGACGCAGAATGTATGCCAGCCGCGCGCGGCATAAGCGTTGCTTCTCTCTTTCGATTAAGGGAGGACCCGATGACCCGGCATAAAGACATACGGATACCCGAAGCCGGCGCCTATGTTCTGCGCCGCGCGCGCGTGCCCGCCGTGTTCTTCGACGCCACGATGCCGGGCTTGGCGGCGGATTCCGAAGGCTGCGCGCTGGTCGATCTAGCCATCGCCGACGGCAAGATCGCGCGCATCGCCACCGCCGGTTCGGCGGCGCAAGGCCCCGGCGATATCGACCTCGAGGGAAGGCTGGTCTGGGCGACGCTGATCGACATCCACACCCATCTCGACAAAGGCCAAGTGATCCCACGCGCGATGCCCGACGGCACGCTAGACGGCGGTGCGATCGGCACGTTCGAAGACCGCAAGCGCTGGACGCACGCGGATATGCGCGCGCGCATGTCGTTCGGCCTGCGCTGCGCCTATGCGCATGGCGTGGGCGCCATCCGCACCCATCTCGACAGCCAGGAAGAAAACGCGCCGACGAGCTGGGACGTGTTCCGGGAACTGCGCGACGAATGGGCCGGACGCGTCGATCTTCAGGCCGTCGGCCTCGTCCCCCTTACCTTCTTCCGTACACCTTGGGGCAAGGAATTGCCCGGCTTGGTCGCGCGATCGAAAGGCGTCTTGGGCGGCACGACCGACGCGATCGGCTATTACGATGGTGCCCGCAACGACGAGCTGGTGGCGTTGCTCGATTTGTTTTTCGAGGTCGCGGGCGCGCACGGCCTCGACGTCGACATGCATGTCGATCAATCGGACGATCCCGCCGCCTTCTCCCTGCCGCTGATCGCCGAAGCGGCGCTGCGCACCGGCTTCAAAGGCAAAGTGCTGGCCGGGCATTGCGTCAACCTCGCCTTGCAGGACGATGCGACGATCAAACGC
The DNA window shown above is from Alphaproteobacteria bacterium and carries:
- a CDS encoding alpha/beta hydrolase, with the protein product MTRAALDAAYNNGAAVPNSQELLAEWRARSAAFRDGHRGAVLDVAYGPHERQAVDFYPCGKKGAPGLLLIHGGYWQIPVHTRATFAALAQGPLARGIDVGFAGYVLAPEATLRDIVGQIRKSIDTFDGLLAKAGSDRTRICAAGWSAGGHLAVSALDHPKLTSALAISGIFELEPLRHNYINDKLGLSEAEAAALSPMTDPGASRKPIALAVGGNELPELIRQSRDYADARAKTGAPVTLDVIAGRDHFTIVDEVATPDGVITNRLAGLLSV
- a CDS encoding ABC transporter substrate-binding protein is translated as MPKLRRFLARTLCATAAILAMLLPAMAQQAPVNIRLTLDWAPQPHQSPWFIAADRGYFAREGLNVQIDRGFGSGDAMAKLAAGSYDIGLGDPNMLVRWNVTNPASKVTTVFLYMDKGQHALVTLKSTGIKTMSDLAGKKIAHPPGDFIRPLWGVLSRLQNIDSSKIEWLTVQPNLRDSLLARGGADAVTAFAATTYFNLLSLNVKPEDVVLFPLGDHGFELMGNGLLVTQEYARRNPETIRKFIRATLAGMRDSLTDIPEAIRSVARRDATINPEIETARYKFMIDTSIMTPYVRANGFSVVTKERLEKLNAFLSEAAEYASAPPASDLYVDTYLPPVAELKAPQ
- a CDS encoding cytosine deaminase, with the protein product MTRHKDIRIPEAGAYVLRRARVPAVFFDATMPGLAADSEGCALVDLAIADGKIARIATAGSAAQGPGDIDLEGRLVWATLIDIHTHLDKGQVIPRAMPDGTLDGGAIGTFEDRKRWTHADMRARMSFGLRCAYAHGVGAIRTHLDSQEENAPTSWDVFRELRDEWAGRVDLQAVGLVPLTFFRTPWGKELPGLVARSKGVLGGTTDAIGYYDGARNDELVALLDLFFEVAGAHGLDVDMHVDQSDDPAAFSLPLIAEAALRTGFKGKVLAGHCVNLALQDDATIKRTAELCAKAGVAVSTMPTPMVYLQDRKPGRTPRWRGVTAVNELLAAGVPIAIGGDNCRDAWFPYGDHDMIDTFQQSVRVLQLDHPLTPAIAGVGPVAAKIAGFAGTGRIVAGGPAGLILFAARTLNEFMCRPQSDRIVINAGARVRDPLPDYAELDATLAV